In Dolichospermum flos-aquae CCAP 1403/13F, the following proteins share a genomic window:
- the plsX gene encoding phosphate acyltransferase PlsX codes for MGSTGVRIAIDAMGGDHAPAEIVAGALRAREELGVKILLVGDPQQIEAVMPPKTTMADLEIVPAEETIAMDEDPLNAVRRKRKSSINIAMDLVKNQQADAVFSAGHSGAAMASALLRLGRLPGIDRPAIGTVFPTIKAGKPVMILDVGANVDCRPKFLEQFAVMGSIYSQYVLGTENPKIGLLNIGEEDTKGNEVVLRAHQLLRENTQINFTGNAEGRDVLSGEFDVIVCDGFVGNILLKFAEAVGGVILQILREELPQGIHGQIGTAILKPNLKRVKQRMDHAEHGGALLLGVSGICFIGHGSSQAPSIFSAIRMAKEAVDNQVLERLQSQYQILQNESS; via the coding sequence ATGGGATCGACTGGTGTAAGGATCGCAATTGACGCAATGGGGGGAGATCATGCACCCGCTGAAATCGTCGCCGGCGCACTGCGGGCGCGAGAGGAATTGGGTGTAAAAATATTACTGGTTGGAGATCCCCAACAAATCGAGGCTGTAATGCCGCCAAAGACAACTATGGCGGATTTGGAGATTGTTCCTGCCGAGGAAACGATCGCTATGGATGAAGATCCTCTCAACGCAGTTAGACGCAAGCGGAAATCTTCCATCAACATAGCGATGGATTTAGTTAAAAATCAACAAGCAGATGCTGTATTTTCTGCTGGACACTCTGGGGCAGCCATGGCCTCAGCTTTGCTACGCTTAGGAAGATTACCGGGAATTGACCGCCCAGCAATTGGCACAGTATTCCCCACCATCAAAGCAGGCAAGCCAGTAATGATCCTGGATGTCGGTGCTAATGTAGACTGTCGCCCTAAGTTTTTAGAGCAGTTTGCAGTCATGGGTTCAATTTACAGTCAGTATGTTTTGGGAACAGAAAATCCCAAAATAGGTTTATTGAATATTGGCGAAGAAGATACTAAAGGTAACGAAGTAGTTCTTCGCGCCCACCAATTGTTACGGGAAAATACTCAAATTAATTTCACTGGTAATGCTGAAGGGCGTGATGTATTGTCCGGTGAATTTGATGTGATTGTTTGCGACGGCTTTGTGGGTAATATTTTATTAAAATTTGCCGAAGCAGTTGGCGGAGTAATTCTGCAAATTCTCCGAGAAGAATTACCCCAAGGGATACACGGTCAAATCGGTACAGCGATTTTAAAACCCAACTTAAAACGCGTTAAACAGCGCATGGATCACGCTGAACATGGAGGCGCTTTGCTTTTGGGTGTCAGCGGTATTTGTTTTATTGGTCATGGCAGTTCCCAAGCACCATCTATTTTTAGTGCCATTCGCATGGCTAAAGAAGCCGTAGATAATCAGGTGTTAGAAAGACTCCAATCCCAATATCAAATTCTCCAAAATGAAAGTAGTTAA
- a CDS encoding beta-ketoacyl-ACP synthase III, protein MQNFFNGGIAITGSGSAVPATCLHNQELTQLVETSDEWIASRTGIRQRRLALPPDSLASLATAASQQAIAAAGITAADIDLILLATSTPDDLFGTACRVQGELGATKAVAFDLTAACSGFVFGLVTAAQYIRTGVYQNVLLIGADILSRWVDWQDRRSCVLFGDGAGAVVLQANKSDRLLGFCLKSDGSQNNCLNLSYNASTTELTPDIHVSTGKYHPITMNGKEVYRFAVQKVPEVIDKALFAANLKVENIDWLVLHQANQRIINSVAERLEIPEHKVISNVSDYGNTSAASIPLALDEAVRAGKIKPNDIIAASGFGAGLSWGAAIFKWGR, encoded by the coding sequence GTGCAAAATTTTTTTAACGGTGGTATAGCAATTACAGGCAGTGGTTCAGCAGTCCCAGCAACTTGTTTACACAACCAAGAGTTAACTCAACTGGTAGAAACATCAGATGAGTGGATTGCCTCAAGAACAGGAATTCGTCAAAGACGGTTAGCGTTGCCCCCTGACTCACTGGCATCATTGGCCACTGCGGCTAGTCAACAGGCCATTGCTGCCGCCGGGATCACAGCAGCAGACATAGATTTAATTTTATTGGCCACATCCACCCCTGATGACCTATTTGGCACTGCTTGCCGTGTTCAAGGTGAATTAGGTGCTACCAAAGCAGTCGCCTTTGACTTAACCGCCGCTTGTTCTGGTTTTGTCTTTGGTTTAGTTACAGCCGCACAATACATCAGAACAGGTGTTTATCAAAATGTACTCTTAATTGGGGCTGATATCCTCTCTCGGTGGGTAGATTGGCAAGATAGACGCAGTTGTGTGTTATTTGGTGATGGGGCTGGGGCAGTGGTATTACAGGCTAATAAGAGCGATCGCCTATTAGGATTTTGCCTCAAAAGCGATGGTTCTCAAAACAATTGTCTTAACCTGTCCTATAACGCCTCTACCACAGAACTGACACCAGATATTCATGTATCTACAGGCAAATATCACCCCATTACCATGAACGGCAAAGAAGTCTACCGCTTCGCTGTGCAAAAAGTCCCAGAAGTAATAGACAAAGCCCTGTTTGCAGCTAATCTCAAAGTTGAAAATATAGATTGGCTAGTATTACATCAAGCAAATCAAAGAATTATCAATTCCGTTGCTGAACGCTTAGAGATTCCCGAACATAAAGTGATCAGTAATGTATCCGACTATGGTAACACCTCCGCCGCATCTATCCCTCTGGCGTTAGATGAAGCAGTGCGAGCCGGGAAAATCAAACCCAATGATATTATTGCTGCATCTGGTTTTGGTGCCGGTCTTTCCTGGGGTGCAGCCATTTTTAAATGGGGAAGATAA